The Patescibacteria group bacterium sequence AAAGAAGAAAGCAGATTAAACTACTCTCCCCTCAACTCTACTCTTAGCGGTATTCACCTCATGAGTAACACGGGCAGTCTGTTACTCCTCTACTACTATGGTCCCTCTCATACTTGGATGTACTGTGCAGTGATATGTATATGTTCCTTTTTTGGTAAAGGTGATACTAGCCTTCTCTCCTTGTGCGAGAAGTTGTGTATTGAAGGAACCATCATCTGCTGTTGCAGTATGAGATACAGCATCCTCATTCACCCATGTCACTATATCTCCAACCTTGATTTTTAAAATCTTTTTATCAAACTCAAAATTCTTCATTGTTACTGTATTTGTTGTATTTCTTCTGGATTCTTCAACAGTTGGAGTTGATTTTGCAGATAGCTTATCAGATGCTGTACGACCGCTAGTCATAAGTAAAAAGATCATAGCAATAATGACAAATCCTCCACCTACAATAATCAAGAATGAATCTTGTTCATGACGGTGAGAATATGATCTGCTACTGCCAGTACTTTTTCTCTTAGATGTTGTCTTTATACTGGATGATCTTGTCTTTTTTGCCATATTTTCACCACCTCCTTTCTCTTCATTCTTGTACAGTTGACTGCATTCTATATTCAACAGATAGAATTACAGAATTGTACAAATCTCTTATGAAGAGGCATTCCCTTCTAACATGATACAGTATAAAAAGGAAGATATGTCAAGGGTGAATTTTGTAATCTAAATTAGAAGTTAGCGAGCGATAAGATAAGTAACTTTTGCTTTTTCTTGAAGACTCTTAATCCATGTTTGGACTTTTTCATTAAGTTTTTGTTGACGTAATTGCTCACGAACTTGTTTTTTGAGATCCTCTTCTTTAGCATCTTGAGGAAGTGTGGATCTATTAGCCGTAATATAGTCATTGACTTCTTTATCACTTACTTTAATATCTTTACCAACCATTTTTTCAATTAGCTTTTGGAAATAGACCTGTTCACGAAGAGAGTCCCTGGTCATTCCTTGAAGCTGAAGTATATTATCAAGTTTTTGACCTTGTTTGGAGAGATTTTCCTCAATTTTTTTAATCTCTTGATCTACTTCTTGTGCATTGACTGTTACTTTCTTCTTGCGTGCTTCCTGAAGAATAATCGTCTTTGTTATTAATGAATCGAGTGCCTGTTTACCCGACATCTTTTCCATCTCCTTAATGTATGCAAGACGAGAAACAGGCTGACCATTGACCATCGCAACGACAAAGATACTTCTAAAATATACAGCTAATCCTGCAAGAAGGATTAAGATAAGTCCTCCAATCAGATATGTGCGTTTAATTTTAAAAGATTGAAGATTCTTCAATGAGGATGATATTTTTTGTTGAGAGTTTTCTGTCTGAGTAACTGCAGTTTTTATCTGAGTTTTTTTTCGAGGGGCTCGAGAAATTTCTGGGGCTTTTTCTGTCTTTTCTGCTTTTGTTTTTCTTGCTGTCATTGATCAATTATAACACAAAATTTTTATTTGCAATATAGTTTTTTTTAATTCTTCCTTTTCTGACTCTACTCTACAAAACATTTATTGGCCTTGTGATTATTGATTTGGTGCTTGTCCAAGAGTGACTTTCTGGTCAAATGTTCTTCCATTACCTTCTTCATCTTCCCGATAGATAGTAAGTGTAATAGTATCTCCAACTTTCTTTTTGGAAATAATAGTGGAGAGCTCTGTTTTATTAGCTCTTAGTTCCTGACCATCAATCTTTGTAATAATATCACCAGGCTTTATTCCTGCTTTAGCAGCAGAAGAATTCTCAACTACTGTTTCTATGTATGCTCCCTCTGGAACATCATTCCTCAAAGCTGCTGCACGAGAGATCATCCGATATGAAACACCAAGAAAGGCTCTGTTAAACTGTCCTGTCTCATTAAAATTGCGTATTGAGTCCTTAATAGTGTTTATTGGAAGAGCAAAACCAATATTCTGGCCTGCTTGAGAGACTGCTGTATTAACACCAATTACCTCTCCTGCAGAATTAAGTAGAGGTCCTCCTGAATTGCCAGGATTTATCGCTGCATCAGTTTGAATAACATTATCCAACTCCTCAACATATCCTTCAAAAACGCTTCCAGCGATTATTCCTCTACCAAGTCCTGAAATAACTCCTGTGGTAACAGTGTTGCGGAATTCACCTAATGCAGTCCCAATGGCAATTGCCAACTGACCTACCTTCAATTTCGAAGAATCACCAAGTTTTACAGGTTTAAGTGATGTACCCGGATGCTGTCGCGGATTTATTTTCAGTATTGCAATATCATTCAGAGGATCCCTATAGATATTTTGTACATCATATCTTTTATCACCATTGGCAATAACAGTATACTTAAGTTGAGGATTATTAACTACGTGTTTATTCGTGACCACTAATCCATCGGAAGTTACAATAAACCCCGAACCGATATCTTGTGGCTCAACAGGACCTAATCTCTGTTGATTGGGAAAAGGTATACCAAAGATAGAAAACGGATCATCTTCTGGAAGTAATCGTTGCTGTGTTGATTGAGCAGCAATGGTAACCACTGATGGACCAACCTCTTCTACAACTTTGATGACAACATCCTCTTGAGGAAGAACTTTAATACGATCTTGTGATTCTGGTAAAAGTCTATTCACTGTCTGGGGCTTACCAATAAACTCTTGCAATTGAGGAATATATTTATTTCCGATTGTGACAACTCCAAGAAGAATTAATAAAACTACTAATAGTACTACAAGTTTGCGCATAGTGCAGATATATTATCACTGTTTTATCAATACTTCAATAGCTTTCTCAAGCTGGGTATCGTGCTCTGGTTCCTTAGGATTAAGCTCAACTACCACATCTGGAGTTAATCCCTTTTTATGTACCCATATTCCTTTGGGAGTTAACCATTTTGCGATAGTAACATGTAGTCCCGATCCTCCGCCAAGCTCTTCAGCATTTTGTATAGTACCTTTTCCAAATGATGTCTCGCCAACAAGTGTTGCACGGTTATGATCACGCATCGCTCCTGCTAGTATTTCGCTAGCTGATGCCGATCCTTTATTCAAAAGGATCACAAGGGGCGTATTAAGCATAAGCCCCTGCCTTTCAACGACAAGTTTACCTTGGGTACCATGACCATCATCTTGCAACACTACAGCAGCTCCAGTTGGTAAAAATTCGGATGCGATGAAGACAGCATCGCTGAGGTATCCTCCTGGATTATTGCGAAGATCAAGAACTACTCCTTTAATACTAGAATCTTTTTTTATTTGCAGGCTCAACTCATTGGCAAGGGATAACCACTCTTTATTAGTATTATCTCCAAACTGAGAAAGCTTAATATAGGCTATTTTTTTATCTTTATTATCCTTAAGAATTGCATTTTGCATTTTTATAGAATCGATTTCTTTAATTGGTTTTACCCAATGAGTGACGCTTTTTATTGTTATCACATCGCGAGTAATTGTAACAACTCTAGGCTCAGACTCGCCTTTCCTCAGAATTGTTAATGTGACATTTGTTCCTTTTGGACCACGAATTTTATCCACAGCTTGACTTACTGACCAGCCTGCAGTGTATTCATCATTCACTTTGCCTATGATATCTCCTGCTTTCAATCCTGCTTTTTCTGCAGG is a genomic window containing:
- a CDS encoding peptidase S1 codes for the protein MRKLVVLLVVLLILLGVVTIGNKYIPQLQEFIGKPQTVNRLLPESQDRIKVLPQEDVVIKVVEEVGPSVVTIAAQSTQQRLLPEDDPFSIFGIPFPNQQRLGPVEPQDIGSGFIVTSDGLVVTNKHVVNNPQLKYTVIANGDKRYDVQNIYRDPLNDIAILKINPRQHPGTSLKPVKLGDSSKLKVGQLAIAIGTALGEFRNTVTTGVISGLGRGIIAGSVFEGYVEELDNVIQTDAAINPGNSGGPLLNSAGEVIGVNTAVSQAGQNIGFALPINTIKDSIRNFNETGQFNRAFLGVSYRMISRAAALRNDVPEGAYIETVVENSSAAKAGIKPGDIITKIDGQELRANKTELSTIISKKKVGDTITLTIYREDEEGNGRTFDQKVTLGQAPNQ